In Rhodamnia argentea isolate NSW1041297 chromosome 1, ASM2092103v1, whole genome shotgun sequence, the genomic window aagaaaaatgctttttggtgaaaattattACGAAGTTGTATGTGTAAAATATGCATGTTACTTGTATGTTTCCCTAATTGAAGATTTCAAGCATCTTACTATGAATCTCTCTTCCTAGTTTTTCTCCTCCCTGGTTAAGCTTTTCCCACAACGTTGTTATAGATTCATTTATCTACTCAAGGACAAGCTTTCAAATCACAAGCGCAAAGGATGCACATGGAGATCCTCCAGTCTCCGTGGTTGTGCGAGCTTATCGCTTTCCACATTAATATGAGGGAGACCAAGGCCAAATCTGGAAAGGGCCCTGCCCTTTTCGAGGGTTGCTCTCTAGTAATCACTGATGGCAAGCCGTCGCTCTCTTGTGAACGCTTTGACTCTATCAAGCTAGATATCGACTTGACCTGTTCTATATGCTTGGTGAGTTCCCAAAATTGCAAGTTGCTTTTGTGTTAACATTACTTCATATGAGAAAGTAATCGAACCTTCAGTTTCCGCATCCGACATTAGTTTCATACATAAATAGACTTTACGCGCTGAATCTATGTCACTGTATGAAATTCAAGGGCTAGTACTGTTGGGAAGCGATGCTTTTTACATATTTAAACAATGTCTTTCATTCTTTTGAGGAAGGATAGTAAAAAAGACGTCATCGTGGTTCAAGAATTGATCCGGACAATTGGAGAATATATTAATTAGTGTACATGTAGCAGATGGATAATATACTTTCTTGGAAAAACAGGACACGGTGTTCGATCCAGTTTCTCTTGCTTGTGGCCACATATTCTGCTATATGTGTGCTTGCTCAGCTGCGTCTGTGACAATTGTTGATGGACTGAAAGCAGCAGAACCAAAGGAAAAATGTCCGTTATGTCGAGAGGTATTGATCTGATTATCTTCTGGTTCTATAATTGTTGGTTTGTTCAGTAACAGGACTGCCTTGCGACAAAATGGTATTTAGCAGTATAAGGCATCCAAGAAGGGCGCTGAATGCGAAAAAGGCTTCTACTGATCATAAGGGCATATAACAAAACTTGTCAGCTCATGGGGGTCGACACTCGCGATTAAAGCTTCATCCTTTTCGCTCATATAAGAATGTACTTAATTTTTTGCTTCTGCTGCATGAAAAGAACCGTGTACTCATGTCTTGTTTGATGCTTATAAATTTACAGTGAGCTATGCAAAACTGTGGACAATGACTTCACTCTGTCCACATAGATTCGTAATTTCATAATGTTTCACGACCGAATCGAATCTAGAGTTGGTTTTCACTTGGATATTGGGGACTACATGACTAGTTGCTCATCGCTTCTTTGCATGATTTCAGGCCAGAGTTTATGAAGGTACTGTACATTTGGATGAACTCAATATATTGCTCAGTAGAAGGTAGGCACAGTGTGAACTCGTTCATTTTACAACAGTCGATTTCCCGGTAACTTTCTGCTTTCTCACCGACACGAGATTTGAACAGTTGTCCAGAGTATTGGGCGCAGAGGCTTCAAACGGAGAGAGTCGAAAGGGTTCAGCAGGCGAAGGAGCACTGGGAATCCCAGTGCCGAGCGTTCATGGGCATGGAATAAGACAGTTTCCCCCTTTGATGAGATTGATTTCTCTCTTGCATATTAGGCTACACCATTGTGTTTGTTTATAGTCATGTGATTAAGCTGCAGTGCCGAAACTTTCGTCACTTTGCGTTCTTGGGCTTGTTCCTCTGTTCCTTTTGAACGTATGAACACGTACGTTTGAATCGTGATTGTCCTCCATGATTGGTTACGGAACTCCATCGCATGTTTACTAGGAAATAAGCCCGGCCATGCACGGGCAAAGACAAGACCAGGCACCTTGCGAGTTCAATAAACACAGTTTATTCTTAAACTTCACTCAGGAGTTCTGGTCAATAAAGTTACGCTGAGCATGTTAATTTACAGTAATATAGTTGTAATGTCATAAATTCCTCGGTCATTAAGCCGAATATTTGCCAtaagttcaaaaaaataatcgaAAAAAGATATGATCCTCTTTGTGTGCGTTTATTTggtagaaaatgaataattcgatatgaatatatttttactattaaatatttttctaatcagTCATGGCAGAGGCCTTGGATGCTCGACTTGTGTATCTTGGTTTGACAACTAAAGGGTGATGAGTAAAATAAATGTTATGGCCCCAAGTTCTCTTTGAAGACATTCCCCCCGGGATTGGGAAGACAGGGGAGTACGTCGATCAGCCATGACAAAATACTAAACAAGGTTGAAAGAAGCACAACGCACCCATAAAAGAGCGCTAATGGATTACAGCATATTTCACCGGTCTTAAAGAGCACAACCGGACCTCTAACAAGAACGAATCAAAGGATTCTTATCCCCATACATGCGATACCTTTTACACAGCTTCTCCAAAGTTGCAACCGAATGCTGCATCGCGTTCAACTTCATATCCCTGAACATCGCCTGAGGAAAGCAAGAGCATTATAAGCAACACAAAGTTGGACAAGCGGCAGAAACATTCATGTGAGCCGAATACTTGATCCGAGAAATACCTGATAGTCATCTCCGTATTTCTCGATCAACCGCCCAACGTGAACACGTTGCATGGCAGTCAATGGCTGCGGAGGTGCAGATTTtccatctcttcttttcttcccgAGAGCTGATTTCAAATCTGTTGGACAAAGAAATTCAGCAACAATCTAAACTGGCAGAACTTTAGTTTCTTGAAACACCAAAACATCAAAGGTGGAACACCTTCAGTTTGAGTCTTACATACAATATACAATAACTTGGCAGCGCAAATATCTGTATAGATCTACAACCATAATTACAAACATGAGAAAAGACAGGACTGATGAATGACCAAGATCTCCCCATCTTTACGTCAAACGAAACCAATATTTTCCAATGGGCTCATCTACAttatggattaaaaaaaaaaacatagtgtGATCTCTTGAGAAGCACCTTTCAAAAGACCCACACGAGAAAAACATCAACAGATGTTATCCTGAAGATGTGTACAACATGAATCAGAATCACTTAGCTAATCTTGTACTCCAGTGTGTACGGTACTCTAAATATGTTATGAACAGTAATTTTACAACTCTACTTACAACTTCCTCAACCCTGTAGAATGAAGGCATCAAATGATGCAGTTATTCAAGAATGAAGCCATAGGGAGAGACTGATAGAGCAGTcgaaatttaaattttcttcGGTAAATCTCGACCTCCATCTATATTTCACACTTCACAGACCAAGAGTTTGCTAGGAAAAGGTTCCACAAAATTGAGCTTCGAATCCAATCATAGTTCTCCTTACGCAGAGGCAGCGGTTGCAAAATGGAAGCTCACATGGCTAGCTTAGTCAAGTTCCAGTATCATCCTGTATCTACTCAACTCAATTTCGACTTCTAGGCCTCAAAACTAGCAAAGTAATACGAAAGGTGTCTCACAGGATGGCAGATAAAAATAGAGGTGTCTCTAACACGCTAACCCCCTGAAGAAATTGTTATCTGCTGCTCCATGTGAAAGAACTCACAAAGAACAAGAATTATGCGAATGCTGTGGAGCTTACAATTTTTAGATGGATTGACAGTAACAGCTGAAAATTCCCGGAACCACAATTCTAGAATTTCAAATCTCTATATGTCGAATTACCAGTAACCATTAATGTCAATACTACTATTTCCAAGTCCCCGCCTTTCTAAAGCTAGTCAAGCTTGCTTCTTTAAATCAATCAGCCAGAATCAATACCtgaatttatcaaataaaatCAACATACTCCATCAACGGTGACTACATGTCGAGCCAAAACACAATTACGGAAAGAAGCTAACACCGTGGAAACACGAATAGCTCACCGTCTTCTTCGAGATCGCTACCCGAGTCGATCAGGTCGCATTCCGCAGCTTCGGCGGCCTCATCGGACGGCTGAGGAGGGGGCGGGACCTGGAGGACGCCGCTCTCGACGGTGTGAGAGTTGCGCGATCGGACCCCGAGCAGATTAGGGTTGGAGACAACGCCGAAGGACTTGTAGTTCCGGATGACGCTTCCCATGTCGTCCCACTCGATGTCGGCGCCGCCTGAGACGGAGTCCCGGATGAAGGACCGCAGCTTCGGAGGGAGGTTGAAGGCGGCTTTGACGACTCTGGGGTTCTTCTTCGGGAGGCCGACTCGAACCTTCGGCCTCGATTTCTTGTACTTTCTCCTTGACCtccccattttctctctctctctctctctctctctctctctctctctctgaatcgaCTGCAAAATTAGGGCTGCGATCCGGTAGGGTTTAATCAGGGTTTAGACAGGAAGACGATGGCTGAGAAACGACGTCGTTTCCCAACAGTTTTATGAAAACTGAAGTGGGTCATCTTCTGCCACGTGTGAATAGTTGGCTGCTAACTTATTGCCCAAATGCTGTCTTCATTGGCACGATGTTGTGGAATTATCAATATCGCCTTAGGAACCAAATAGTGTATGcaaaataatttgtaaaatgTATGATGTCTGATTACACTCGCTATAGTATTATCGGAGATCCATGAGGACCAGAGAGAAAAGGGcactcttatatatatatatatattcaaaagtAATTCATTACAAGGATTACGCCTGTCCTCGTGATGTTCGAGCCTGTTGGTGTTTCGCTCCTACGAGGACGGTGCGGTCCGCACGTACGACTTGTCGGCGATGCTAGTGGTGTTGTCACCGACGTGTGGAGGTGGTCGGAGAAAGAGATAGAGTCCATATCCTCGTAATGACTCTATTTTATTGGGTCGGTGCCATTTTCGTACAGTCTCTTTTGGCTctgccaaaaatttgaaagttcttGATTCAGTCAGTCAAACAATATGGCAGTATTACTCAGTTAGTGGATGATTTCTCTTAATCGTGTGGTTATGCCCTGAATTTTTATCTTCAAAGCAGTAATCTCCCCATGTCCCGCCCAGCAGAGCCATTGGCGTTCGCTTTACCAACACCTCGCGCAGGTGGTCGCTTCCGGCTCAAGTTGTCCGGTCTTGGACCTTTGTGATGGCCTCCATTGGACCTTGAATGCCCGTTTATGAACCGATATGCATTTGAAGCCGGGATGACCGGACAAGATTGGGATCCAAAACAAAAGACGGAGCCAAGCGACATACAAGAAGAATGTCGTGACAATGatggaaggaaagatgaggggtCGATGGAGAAGTGAAAGAAGGTGGGAAAACAATGCCTTTGCTGGACGTATGCTGTTGGCGTTAAAACCCTTCGATCAGGCCCAAGCAGGCTTTTGAGTTTTGGTCTAAAAGGATTGAAGCCCAAAATGATTGCTAACGTGGAAATCTTTTATTGAACTCAAGCTATTCGTTTTTCAATAAGGAGTTtcggattaattttggacagaGAATATCAAATATAAGGGACGTTTATATTAACACTAGAGGCGTAATACGGACTCTTGATAATTCGATAATTAACACGTTCGATGGTCCACCGTATATGACAACCTTCTACGCGTTAAAACTTAGGACACAACACCAAAATTGAATCGATGGGGCCGAACCAAAGCGTAGGACAtaatgccggaatttaatcgacaactcGGGACAGGggaatgtaggacacaatactgaaattaatcgacggtattggacaggatggatgaagggtacaacaccggaattgaatcgacgatgctgAACCCGATGAGCagatgccggaatttaatcgacaacaccTAACTTTagatatgaaactcgccggaatCGAATCAATGACGGAAATCTAAAAGCTAcagctaggctaaaggctaaaaactaattaaaaagatAATGATCTATTTGTTGTGTTGTGTGTGTTGTGTTGTGGCTGACACGTAGTATTTATAGAATGGCTTAGGCAACCGTCAAACAGTTGTTTCCTTTGGCTCTTCACTTTCTGCTCCACTTTCGGCACATCCTCttatcttttgatgatttatgcTAATGTCATCATCGACGATTTCCTACTTTGGGAGCCATCTTCTAAAGTTTATCTCCTTTTCACGTGCTTTCTTTCGTGCTTTGAAAGGAATGGTGCCGGAACTTACCGTGATAGGTGGCGTCTTTCCGACTAATCTATATCTAGCTCCAGTACACCTCTTCATAGCTGACCCAGACTCCCTCACGTGCTCGACACGCGTCTCCTTAGAtaatttttggtgtcaacatcTGCTCTATTAGCGTTTGGAGATGAGTTCACTGTGAAGGGAGTGGGACTTGAACGTCCCACTTCTTGTAAGAGAAGGGTCGGCCGCTAAGGCAAAGTTCCGGCATCGCTTCTTCGCTCCAACTTTTTTACTCGAGAGAGCAGCTCGGTTTCGTGTTCTTTTTGCTGCTAAAGCAGATCTGCAAAATTATAACCTTCACAAAGGAGTTGGGCAAAATATCGGAGCGGAGAGTCGACTGCTCAGCTCAAAACCAGTACCTGCTAAGTCTGCGTTTATCGCACAACAAACACAGAGTCCTCATAAATAGACTGCCTCATCTTATTGGAATACATGAGGGAGTAAGTGATTTTGCAAAATACAATGAGCTAAATGGAACTTCAGTCGAGAAGATGAGAAGTTCAGTCTTTGCTATGCTATAGACCGAACAAAATCCGCCATGGGTTCACCGTGAATGTGAATCTGAAGGCCTAACAGATTTCTTGTGCGCCTCACGTCGAGAGGCAAATCAAGGCTTTTTAATGGATATTGTCCAAAGAAGATCTGAGTCGGAACGAACTGTGACTGTCTCCTCTCTGGCAATGTTGGACGTGCTTATTAAGCCACCAAACTTCATCTCAGTGTCAGCTGCGACAGAGAGTCTTGATTCATCAGATTTTGAGAATGAGGACAAGCAatggtgtaccaatttagaagAAGAACTAGCTGAATCTTGGCAACCGATTATATCATGCTGCCGAAGAATAATACTGTCTATATCAATGGGCACTAATCGTTCATCAATTTTGTCTGCACTACGCATTCATCAATTTCGTCTGCACACGAAACATGACAAGGACACAATGACATGCAAGCATAAAAGTTCAAATAAAACCTACCGAGATCCCACTGGAGACCTGTTGTTGTAGTACTTTTGGAAGGTATCCCGATAGGAACGAGTCCACAATGCGGACCCTCAACAGATGACAAAATATGGATCTCATGATGGTGAGTCCTCGGAAGTAATTGTATTAGGCAATCATCCGAAATAAGGATAATTCGCATGTCTGAGAAACGACACAGCACATTAATGTTTCCAATCTCATGGTCAAATCGTCCACCAAGTGCTCCAGCAACAAGAATACATAGCTTCCAATATGTCAAAAACATAAATGATCAGTTGTCTGAAACCTCTAATTTGCAGAAAACTAGGTGTTTGAGAAAAAGCAAACATGAcgtaataataacaataaagaACAGCTATTAGGAATTCACTTACATTAGACTTGTCCAGCTCGGGTGTAGAATCACGGATGTATGACACACACTTGTGAAGATCAGTAGTGTCTTGATCATGAGATTCATCTACAATTTTTGTTCCCTGTTCAAGAGCACGGAAATCAATATCTCGAGCATAATACCTGAATAGCAATGACACAAGCAGAGGTTTGATAACATCAGCCTACCAAACCAAGCACCACACGTTTGAGGATTTTGGTGATCGCATACAGATACTGGGAGTTGTAAGTAACATGAAAACTCTAGCTAAAGTTATCTTCAGTGGGTCGGAAtaggaaaatgggaaaaattaatAAGCAGAAGATCCCTTGGTTCCATAGTTTTTGGAAGAAGGGCAGGGGGAGATTATTGAAAGTTCTAACCATGTTTACggaatgcaattgagtctttaACCTTTCAAAATTGGTGCAAccaaatcataaactttttctgaaaatgcaatcaagtcatttcaaTGAACAATCCAAGAAATTGGCTAACATGACACTCATAAGTTGCCTGCCTGGAGACCTAAAGTTGCAGTTTTACATATATGGATTAGGAGTTCATTGCActatttggtaaatatttaagacttgattgcatcaattaaaaaggtttaggactgattatGATTCATACATAATATGAAGGACTTCATACCAGCTTTCTGTAAAAATCCATTATTTCTGTCCGAATCGAATCCATATCTCCTTTTATGACTTCAGGTTTATACCTGCAAGAAGCACTAGAGTTAGTCCTAGTTTATCTGTTTTACAAGACAAAGCTATTCTTAACTGGAAATAACTGCCATAGACTGATACACAGTACTTACTGAAATTGGGAGATAAAATAGCATATATACTTCAATCATGGATATGTTCAAATTCAATGACTAGTCAACTACTAGTGCCATCAAACCTCCAgcatcaaaaactcaaaagcTATAATAAGGATTGCTGCATGGCATTTCGGCTAAGTAAGAGACTAATGATTTCTGAGAGGAAGAATGCCAGCCTATTATGTCTACCTATACAGATAAGTGAATGTGAACAATTTTCACTAGGAAAGCCTCTAGCAAGTATGACTAATCAACAGATCTCTAAGCGGACTACTACTTATTTACATAGTCTAATGAAAAACATGGTTGGCTTGAAGAACTTGATGATTAGTAATAAGGCTCTTAGCATTTAGGCGATTGCAGATGGTATAACTAGTAAATATGTCCTCCTCTCGTGGAAACTTGAATATGCTTTTTATAGTCCAGAGTAAACACGACAAATGAATCACTCCTATCACAAAAAAGGATCTGTGGAAGACAATCAAGAGAAACATGGAATAGCACCAATTAAGCATCACAAAAAAATCCACCTGGCAGAGAAGTATTAATTAGAAACCCAAGTTGTACTTTTTAAtagacaaatgcaaaaagttccACTCACTTTACTAGGCCTTGACAATGGAGTAAGTAGTTGATGGACATGCAATGACTTATACTGTGTTTCACTTTCACAACAGACTCAAAATAATACACTGGCCTGAAGTAATAGGCATACTAAATAGAAACTTTCACCGTACATAATCAAGTTTCTTTGGTTTAACAAATAATCTGGACGGATCAAAGGTGCCAACATTGAAAAGTGACTCCTAGTTTGCTATTCATGATCGTGACTAACAGTGGCTTGGGTGTTCAACTTCGAAAAGTTAATTACTGCATAATATCCAAactaaataataagaaattgcTTTCAGAATATTCAACCTAGGTGGTACATAATTTCTTGCAGAATATACGACCTAAGATACCCTTTACATAGTTTTTTGAGGAAAAACAGGAGTATACCTAGTAATATTGGGAACCATATTACAGCTAAACTCAGTGGATTTCCTTGCTTATGTAGATTTTGGTTGGGCATACTTGCAATTCTATCGCTAGTATGGTTTTATCTTTATCTGCCCGTTAATGTGGCAATCCATATatggaaggaaaagaagaagaagatgagaaccCTAAATTGCCGACTAATTGAGTCGCCTAGACATGCTGAAAAATGTTCAACAATACAATTGAGCACTTCAACAAGTGAAAATTTGTCACTTAGGAACACAGCTAATACTGTCCACTTTCACATTCTCAAAATCAGTTGCTGTTTTGACCAAaatgaaaaccaccaaaaataaaaacagtgAAAAGTATCCATATGGAGTATATACTTAAGAAGTGTTGAGTACAATTCCACATTACTTAAATTGGTTATAATGAGCCTTATATACATTTAGTCTTCCACTACGTAATGGTTTAAGCTTTTATGTTGGGACTTtctaacaagaaaagaaaagaataggaaAGCACTCCCATAAGCAGTGCTTtcggcaatcaaatattcagaaACTCAATATTATCTACTTGACActttaaaagaaattactttccACTCTTACACTAAACTTTTATTCGTTTCTCTTCAAAATTGAGCACTAAAGAAGACTCCTCAACCAAAAACCAACCACTACAGCTCATTTCTGTATGGTTTAATATCAGATTAGAAAccagagagaaggaaaaaaaaaatattctgaaAGCTCATCTCACGCAGGTTAAACATAAGACCAGGTTCCATATCGAACTCAAGCTAAGTGGGAGGCTCATCTAGAGAAAAAATGGGTTTGATTAAACAAGACATGAGGAACTTGGGAACCAAAACATGTCCAATATATGTATTACACATGCTGCAAGAAGCAAGGCGAGTTAAAACATAGATgagatataaaataaaataaaaaaattgctccTCATTCCACCCAACAAAGCCTGTTTGAGACTAACCATTTCCCAGCCCTAGCAGCAGCAGTAGTGAAAGCAGGCATTGACAGGTCAAATAAACTATTATCTTCACTCAGAAAAGTTGCTCCGCAACCTCAAGAGCACGTCAGAGGTTTCGTATTGGAACATGTAAACCTTACAATTGATGCAAATCGCTGAGAATGAACAAACATTGGAGAAGAATCGCAGTCAAATAAAGTGTATAATTTACAGGGAACTGTGCTGCAAGCTTCTCTAGCAGGCCTAAACAATGACCAGAGTCATGAAAGGCTCAAACAAGCCCAAACTCTAAAATAAAAAGGTGCAACCTTTTTGCACTATTTAGCGGACCCTGAAAAACGCAAAAACAAGCAGAGCTGACCTGTTTCTGATAGCGACAGCGTCTTCGTGCGGGAGCAAGCCAGGCATTTCGTCGTACACGCGATTCGCGCCCCCGTCGGCACACATACGTACCTGTGCTGCTCCAAACagaacacacacacaaaacaaaaCAGGCGCGAAAATCCGAGTCAAACAAACCCGATGTCCGGTACAAATATAGAATCAGCAAACCGAAACGAAATCCGCCGGGACAACGACGTACCGTGCTCCCAGAGGAGAGGAGTGAATCGCGGGAGCCGCTGGTTGAGCACGACGAGCGCGTAAGCCGGAGTGGGGCGGCCATCGGTTCCGGCGGCGtgggagggggaggggaggaggaaggaggagcaGTGGCGGATGACGTCCATTCCGACGAACGCGCGCCCCTCGCCGGAGGAGCGGAGCGCGAGGTGGCGGGATCGGATTGGAGATCGCGGAGGGAGGGGATTTAGGATTATggaagggagggagagatgGTTAGAACTGGTCCAAGGTGCAAAGGTACGACTTTTATCTCTCTcgtccagagagagagagagagagagagagagaatttgacaCACGGGGCACGACAGGATGTCCCCCATTTGCTGCCCGGTGGAggacttattcttttttttttgtgtgtcggAAGTGGAGGACTGTTTAAAATGCGCCACTATGGGAATTTGGCGGCACACGGGCCCCACTCCCGCCATCCTATATTTAGGTTAACCACTCGTGATTCACATAACGACTTCTAATTTCCACATAACGACTTCTAATTTCCCTACCGCTGATTGAGGTATCTGTCGAATTTAGGCATTTGcaatttatctttctttttgttttggtgaTTTCATTGCTTCAATGTGCgtcgaaaaagaaatttatgcACCCAATTTCTTACATAAGATATCTTTCGAATTTTTGTTTGCGGTGTTATAAGGCCTCGAGATTAGGGTGATCGATTTCAAGATGAGAAACGGAAACTGGTCCTCCCGAAGTTGGAATAGGAATGACGAGTTCGAGGCCCGAGCCGATTCCGGTGTCAATCCCCGAATCGgcgattctttttttcacttctattCCTTATAAGTGAGAGTTTCCCgacattaaaagaaaatgaaagtactATTTTCGATATATTTGTTAAATAAATGTTGACATGATCGGGGAGTGTGGCGCTAATCGACGATCAACTAGTCTTCCACTAGATTTTATCGTCATTACTCCGGTTCATCCAAAATGAAAATGTAATTTACCGATTCAAAGTTTGcttcaaaacaaacaaaaaaaaaatacaaaagaaatttaCTAATGT contains:
- the LOC115750255 gene encoding uncharacterized protein LOC115750255, yielding MGRSRRKYKKSRPKVRVGLPKKNPRVVKAAFNLPPKLRSFIRDSVSGGADIEWDDMGSVIRNYKSFGVVSNPNLLGVRSRNSHTVESGVLQVPPPPQPSDEAAEAAECDLIDSGSDLEEDDLKSALGKKRRDGKSAPPQPLTAMQRVHVGRLIEKYGDDYQAMFRDMKLNAMQHSVATLEKLCKRYRMYGDKNPLIRSC
- the LOC115750138 gene encoding probable E3 ubiquitin-protein ligase BAH1-like 2; protein product: MKFCKKYQEYMQGREGKKLPGVGLKNLKKILKRCSRRHSLHPQKAPLHVVDNPHTCPAHCSVCDGSFFPSLLEEMSAVLGCFNKQAQKLLGLHLASGFQKYLMWFKGKLQGNHVALIQEGKDLVTYALINAIAIRKILKKYDKIHLSTQGQAFKSQAQRMHMEILQSPWLCELIAFHINMRETKAKSGKGPALFEGCSLVITDGKPSLSCERFDSIKLDIDLTCSICLDTVFDPVSLACGHIFCYMCACSAASVTIVDGLKAAEPKEKCPLCREARVYEGTVHLDELNILLSRSCPEYWAQRLQTERVERVQQAKEHWESQCRAFMGME
- the LOC115750249 gene encoding thiamine pyrophosphokinase 1 isoform X1; the protein is MDVIRHCSSFLLPSPSHAAGTDGRPTPAYALVVLNQRLPRFTPLLWEHAQVRMCADGGANRVYDEMPGLLPHEDAVAIRNRYKPEVIKGDMDSIRTEIMDFYRKLGTKIVDESHDQDTTDLHKCVSYIRDSTPELDKSNLCILVAGALGGRFDHEIGNINVLCRFSDMRIILISDDCLIQLLPRTHHHEIHILSSVEGPHCGLVPIGIPSKSTTTTGLQWDLADTEMKFGGLISTSNIAREETVTVRSDSDLLWTISIKKP
- the LOC115750249 gene encoding thiamine pyrophosphokinase 1 isoform X2 codes for the protein MCADGGANRVYDEMPGLLPHEDAVAIRNRYKPEVIKGDMDSIRTEIMDFYRKLGTKIVDESHDQDTTDLHKCVSYIRDSTPELDKSNLCILVAGALGGRFDHEIGNINVLCRFSDMRIILISDDCLIQLLPRTHHHEIHILSSVEGPHCGLVPIGIPSKSTTTTGLQWDLADTEMKFGGLISTSNIAREETVTVRSDSDLLWTISIKKP